One region of Arthrobacter sp. StoSoilB22 genomic DNA includes:
- the mnmA gene encoding tRNA 2-thiouridine(34) synthase MnmA, with amino-acid sequence MSGGVDSAVAAARAVEAGHDVVGVHLALSRMPGTLRTGSRGCCTIEDSRDAWRACDVLGIPYYVWDFSERFKEDVVQDFIDEYAAGRTPNPCMRCNERIKFAALLEKAIALGFDAVCTGHYAKVIEDADGNRELHRAADWAKDQSYVLGVLTHEQLKHSMFPLADTPSKAEVRAEAERRGLSVANKPDSHDICFISDGDTRGWLAEKIDMTTGDIVDETGAKVGEHPGANAFTVGQRRGLKLGTPAADGKPRFVLEIRPKENKVVVGPEALLAIDEIRGIKVSWAGLPISEVASGAEFDCHAQVRAHGDPVPARARVEAVADDSGVERAQLVVTLTDPLRGVAPGQTVVLYQGSRVLGQATIDAARSLQREVL; translated from the coding sequence ATGAGCGGCGGAGTTGACTCCGCTGTGGCCGCAGCCCGGGCAGTCGAGGCCGGACACGACGTCGTCGGGGTCCACCTTGCGTTGTCGCGGATGCCCGGCACCCTGCGCACAGGAAGCCGGGGTTGTTGCACCATCGAGGATTCCCGCGATGCCTGGCGTGCTTGCGATGTCCTTGGAATTCCCTACTACGTGTGGGACTTCTCGGAGCGCTTCAAGGAAGACGTTGTCCAGGACTTCATTGACGAGTACGCCGCTGGCAGGACACCGAACCCGTGTATGCGGTGCAACGAGCGGATCAAGTTCGCAGCACTTCTGGAGAAGGCCATCGCCCTTGGCTTCGATGCTGTGTGCACCGGACATTACGCCAAGGTCATCGAAGACGCTGACGGTAACCGGGAACTCCACCGCGCCGCCGATTGGGCCAAGGACCAGAGCTATGTTCTGGGCGTCCTGACCCACGAGCAACTGAAGCACTCCATGTTCCCGCTGGCGGACACTCCCTCCAAGGCCGAGGTACGTGCCGAGGCAGAACGCCGGGGCTTGTCCGTGGCCAACAAGCCCGACAGCCACGACATCTGCTTTATCTCCGACGGCGACACCCGCGGCTGGCTGGCCGAGAAAATTGACATGACCACCGGGGACATCGTTGACGAAACCGGTGCCAAGGTTGGTGAACATCCAGGTGCCAACGCCTTCACGGTGGGGCAGCGACGAGGCCTGAAGCTGGGTACGCCCGCGGCAGATGGCAAGCCTCGGTTCGTCCTGGAGATCCGTCCCAAGGAAAACAAGGTGGTTGTGGGGCCGGAAGCCCTGCTGGCGATCGACGAGATTCGCGGCATCAAGGTTTCGTGGGCCGGGTTGCCCATTTCCGAGGTAGCAAGCGGCGCCGAGTTCGATTGCCATGCCCAAGTGAGGGCTCATGGCGATCCCGTTCCGGCGAGAGCCCGGGTGGAAGCCGTCGCTGATGATTCAGGCGTTGAGCGCGCCCAGCTGGTTGTTACGTTGACGGATCCGTTGCGCGGCGTTGCCCCGGGGCAGACCGTCGTTCTTTATCAGGGTAGTCGTGTCCTGGGACAGGCAACCATAGATGCCGCCCGTTCCCTTCAGCGGGAAGTCCTATAG
- a CDS encoding FAD-dependent oxidoreductase — MAHEHIVIVGGGLAGATAAKTLRAEGYEGPVTLVAAENRPPYIRPPLSKEFLLGKAEADAALVVPDKWYGENGVELLLESLASRIDPRGHAVALADGRSLHYSKLLLATGARPRTIPLPGADLDGVMTFRTFDDSVQLQNLLKDGGKKVVMIGSGWIGMELAAAARTYGNDVTLLGLEDIPLSAAIGPELGGFFHRLHEDQGVTFRLPASAAGIEGQDGRATAVRTNTGETLPADVVIVAVGVVPDTALGEAAGLAIRNGILVDTGLRSSAPDVLAAGDVANALHPFTAEHHRSEHWANALNGGKVAAKSMMGRDAQLDVVPYFYTDQFTVSMEYSGFPSLTSGITPMIRGSLDDGSFIAFWLREGVVVAGMSVNQRRVQKPIKALISTRTPVNVNKLTDLGVPLDELLPDEP, encoded by the coding sequence ATGGCACACGAACACATAGTTATCGTCGGCGGCGGGCTTGCCGGCGCCACCGCAGCCAAAACCCTCCGCGCCGAAGGCTATGAAGGGCCCGTAACCTTGGTGGCCGCAGAGAACCGACCACCTTATATACGCCCTCCCCTTTCCAAGGAATTCCTCCTTGGCAAAGCTGAGGCAGATGCTGCTCTGGTGGTGCCGGATAAATGGTACGGGGAAAACGGCGTCGAGCTTCTTCTCGAAAGCCTCGCCAGCCGGATCGACCCCCGGGGGCACGCTGTGGCACTGGCCGACGGCCGAAGCCTTCACTACTCCAAGCTGCTCCTCGCCACGGGCGCCCGGCCTCGAACCATTCCGCTTCCAGGTGCGGACCTTGACGGGGTAATGACCTTCCGAACCTTCGATGACAGTGTGCAGCTTCAGAACCTCCTTAAGGACGGAGGCAAGAAGGTGGTCATGATCGGCTCCGGGTGGATCGGCATGGAACTGGCGGCAGCAGCCCGCACATATGGCAACGACGTCACACTGCTGGGGCTGGAAGACATACCGCTGAGTGCCGCCATCGGACCTGAACTTGGTGGATTCTTTCATCGGCTCCACGAAGATCAGGGCGTGACGTTCCGCCTTCCGGCAAGCGCTGCCGGAATTGAAGGACAGGACGGCAGGGCGACGGCGGTCCGCACCAATACCGGCGAAACGCTGCCCGCCGATGTGGTGATCGTTGCCGTCGGCGTGGTACCTGACACCGCACTCGGCGAAGCCGCAGGGCTTGCCATCCGCAATGGAATACTGGTGGATACCGGGCTGAGGTCCAGTGCACCGGATGTGCTGGCTGCAGGAGATGTAGCCAACGCACTCCACCCATTTACCGCCGAGCACCATCGCAGCGAACATTGGGCCAACGCGCTCAACGGCGGCAAGGTGGCTGCAAAGTCCATGATGGGCCGGGATGCCCAACTGGACGTGGTGCCGTACTTCTATACGGACCAGTTCACCGTCAGCATGGAGTACTCGGGGTTTCCCTCCTTGACCTCCGGAATCACACCGATGATCCGCGGCTCGCTTGATGACGGCAGCTTCATCGCTTTTTGGTTGAGGGAGGGGGTGGTAGTTGCCGGAATGAGCGTCAACCAGCGCCGGGTTCAGAAGCCCATCAAGGCCTTGATTTCAACCCGCACCCCTGTGAACGTCAACAAACTGACGGATCTCGGGGTGCCACTGGACGAACTGCTGCCCGATGAGCCGTAA
- a CDS encoding cysteine desulfurase family protein, with amino-acid sequence MPVYLDHAATTPLSAEALAVMTRELARTGNPSSLHGAGRRARRAVEDAREALAAAAGAHPSEVIFTSGGTEADNLAVKGLFWARRDENPRRTRILCSAVEHHAVMDTVEWLVRHEGADVVWIPVDSDGAVRLEVVRQEIERDPESIALVTVMWANNEVGTIQPVTEIVELAKPHGVPVHSDAVQAFGSIPVDFRGSGLSAMSVSGHKLGGPVGVGALFLGRAVKLTPVQHGGGQERDVRSGTLDTPAIAAFAAAAEAVTANLPVEKERLSLLRDRLINGVHDSVPGAVLRGAPGDGRLPGNAHFTFPGCEGDSLLFLLDLAGVESSTGSACTAGVPRPSHVLLAMGLDEDTARGAQRFTLGHSSTDADVDALLKALPEACLRARQAGMAGHESSIQTAATVARQASSEPF; translated from the coding sequence GTGCCTGTATACCTTGACCACGCCGCAACCACGCCCCTGTCGGCCGAAGCGCTCGCTGTGATGACGCGCGAGCTGGCGCGGACCGGTAATCCTTCGTCGCTTCACGGTGCGGGCCGCCGCGCGAGGCGAGCGGTGGAGGATGCCAGGGAGGCGCTGGCGGCGGCTGCCGGGGCACACCCATCCGAGGTCATTTTCACCTCAGGCGGGACGGAAGCGGACAACCTGGCGGTGAAGGGTCTGTTCTGGGCCAGGCGGGACGAGAATCCGCGCCGTACACGCATCCTTTGCTCCGCCGTCGAGCACCATGCGGTCATGGATACCGTCGAATGGCTTGTAAGGCATGAAGGTGCTGACGTTGTGTGGATTCCGGTAGACAGCGACGGCGCTGTTCGGCTGGAGGTCGTCCGGCAGGAAATCGAACGCGATCCCGAATCAATTGCCTTGGTCACAGTGATGTGGGCCAACAATGAAGTAGGTACCATCCAGCCGGTGACGGAGATTGTGGAGCTGGCAAAACCGCATGGAGTCCCGGTTCACTCCGATGCCGTCCAGGCTTTCGGATCGATTCCCGTGGACTTTCGTGGCTCGGGACTCTCTGCAATGTCCGTTTCGGGGCACAAGCTTGGTGGTCCGGTGGGGGTCGGCGCACTTTTCCTGGGAAGGGCCGTGAAGCTGACGCCGGTGCAGCACGGCGGCGGGCAGGAACGCGATGTGCGCTCGGGAACACTGGACACTCCCGCAATCGCCGCTTTTGCCGCAGCCGCGGAGGCTGTCACTGCAAACCTGCCCGTTGAAAAAGAACGTCTCAGTTTGTTGCGCGACCGCCTTATCAACGGAGTACACGATTCCGTGCCGGGCGCGGTGCTGAGGGGTGCTCCCGGGGACGGGCGGCTGCCGGGGAACGCCCACTTCACCTTCCCTGGTTGTGAAGGCGACTCATTGCTCTTTCTCCTGGACCTGGCAGGCGTTGAATCCTCCACGGGTTCGGCGTGCACGGCAGGGGTGCCACGGCCTTCGCACGTCCTCCTGGCAATGGGCCTGGATGAAGATACTGCACGCGGCGCCCAGCGCTTTACGCTGGGGCACAGTTCCACCGATGCGGATGTGGACGCGCTCTTGAAAGCCCTGCCCGAGGCGTGCTTAAGGGCCCGGCAGGCCGGAATGGCCGGTCATGAATCCAGCATTCAAACAGCAGCGACGGTGGCTCGGCAGGCCTCGTCGGAACCTTTCTAG
- a CDS encoding helix-turn-helix domain-containing protein, with translation MGTSELPWIRKITAVAALGDENRRRLYEYVLSAGEAVSRDGAALALELPRSSASFHLDRLVREGLLRVEFRKSPEKTGPGSGRPSKLYRPVMDEVGVSVPERHYDLAGHLMAAAITRSQADGVPALEAMRDVAAAAGREVGRPGHFLGALSELGYDPSPDAAGGYRLLNCPFHRLSRDHAEVVCAMNGAFLSGAAAASGLSAGIIVPDPDHGPGRCCARINALGKES, from the coding sequence ATGGGCACGTCCGAACTCCCGTGGATCCGGAAAATCACTGCTGTTGCTGCCTTGGGCGATGAAAACCGCCGCAGGCTATATGAGTACGTTCTGAGTGCAGGGGAGGCCGTCAGCCGGGATGGGGCGGCCTTGGCACTCGAGCTGCCCCGCAGTTCGGCTTCCTTCCATTTGGACCGTTTGGTCCGCGAAGGGCTCTTGCGGGTTGAGTTCAGGAAATCCCCTGAGAAGACAGGGCCTGGGTCGGGGCGGCCATCAAAGCTCTACAGGCCCGTCATGGACGAGGTGGGCGTCTCTGTTCCTGAGCGGCACTACGACCTCGCCGGTCACCTCATGGCCGCGGCGATCACGCGCTCTCAGGCCGACGGTGTGCCGGCGCTGGAAGCGATGCGCGATGTCGCTGCAGCTGCAGGGCGCGAGGTTGGACGCCCTGGCCATTTCCTGGGTGCACTCTCGGAACTCGGATACGACCCCTCGCCGGACGCTGCCGGGGGATACCGCCTGCTCAACTGTCCGTTCCATCGCTTGTCGCGGGACCACGCGGAAGTGGTGTGCGCAATGAACGGCGCGTTCCTCAGCGGTGCTGCTGCGGCCTCCGGACTCAGTGCCGGCATCATCGTGCCGGATCCGGACCATGGTCCGGGACGCTGCTGTGCGCGCATCAATGCCCTTGGTAAGGAATCCTGA
- a CDS encoding YegS/Rv2252/BmrU family lipid kinase, with translation MNPPAAKNPSIAPMKIAVAINPEASFGRRRSAGHQAAEYIRAAGWDVVVLEAENYDALRRSVDRTLETGVEALVVVGGDGMVHLGVNALVGLDFPLGIVPAGTGNDVARLLALPLNDTAAACRRLLLALETGGRRIDAGRVTAGGETTYFAGVLSAGFDAAVNERANSWSWPRGRSRYNLAMLRELGSFRRITYTVTADGVLWSQPALLISVANGQFIGGGMKITPEAVPDDGWLDMFVVKPLSRLRFLGVFPKVFAGKHTNHPAVEIMRVRKVRLEADGVVAYADGERIGPLPVEVEVVPAGLRVLA, from the coding sequence GTGAATCCTCCGGCAGCGAAGAACCCATCCATCGCGCCGATGAAGATCGCTGTTGCCATTAATCCTGAGGCATCTTTTGGTCGTCGGCGCAGTGCCGGGCACCAAGCCGCAGAGTACATCCGCGCCGCCGGATGGGACGTCGTCGTACTTGAAGCGGAGAACTATGACGCTTTGCGCAGATCGGTGGACCGGACGCTGGAAACCGGGGTGGAGGCGTTGGTAGTGGTGGGCGGCGATGGCATGGTCCACCTTGGCGTCAACGCGCTCGTGGGGCTGGACTTCCCTCTCGGCATCGTTCCCGCCGGGACAGGCAATGATGTGGCGCGGCTGTTGGCTTTACCGTTGAACGACACCGCGGCCGCGTGCCGTCGGCTACTGCTTGCGTTGGAGACCGGCGGACGGAGGATCGACGCCGGAAGGGTCACCGCTGGTGGTGAGACCACCTACTTCGCAGGCGTCCTGTCCGCCGGATTCGATGCAGCCGTCAACGAGCGCGCCAATTCGTGGAGCTGGCCACGCGGCAGGAGCCGCTACAACCTTGCTATGCTCCGGGAGCTGGGCTCTTTTCGCCGGATCACCTACACCGTGACTGCCGATGGCGTGTTGTGGAGCCAGCCTGCCCTGCTCATTTCAGTGGCCAACGGACAGTTCATTGGCGGGGGCATGAAGATCACCCCTGAGGCGGTGCCCGATGACGGGTGGTTGGACATGTTTGTGGTCAAGCCCCTGTCCAGGCTCCGTTTCCTGGGCGTGTTTCCCAAGGTTTTCGCCGGAAAGCACACCAACCATCCTGCCGTGGAGATCATGCGCGTCCGGAAAGTGCGCTTGGAGGCTGACGGGGTGGTGGCATATGCGGACGGGGAACGAATCGGCCCATTGCCGGTGGAGGTGGAGGTGGTTCCTGCTGGTTTGCGGGTTCTCGCCTAG
- a CDS encoding J domain-containing protein, whose translation MAEGSSSHYQVLRISVTATDKEIKVAYRKAARKAHPDHGGEAEMFRRVTLAYETLIDPQRRADYDRRYGRGASDVSQPRAGDYTGAAAPGPFATANLKRPQAQRNTAGDPAVYVPPFDDPNEVPLIPAAEAAQQVHGLPRKRGIFGAEARIQREMRTVQLISRQVLPAIPAARLINGLRSPSDNNHIDHAVLSGYRLALIGSMLLPKGAYAWDGHSLRHGGRSVAPPQLGHIVRHMQDLFPELNVTGWVVLHSPDGNLHEPVIDQYGKGQSSNTAVEVANAAGLVRGLKQFLSSGPAPNTVVVPVLARLIRGMH comes from the coding sequence TTGGCCGAGGGCAGCAGTTCGCACTATCAGGTTCTCCGCATTTCCGTCACCGCTACGGACAAGGAGATCAAAGTGGCCTACCGCAAGGCTGCCCGGAAAGCCCACCCCGATCACGGCGGAGAAGCGGAGATGTTCCGGCGGGTGACCCTCGCATACGAAACTCTCATAGATCCCCAACGCAGGGCCGACTACGACCGAAGGTACGGCCGCGGTGCCTCCGATGTGAGCCAGCCTCGGGCGGGCGACTACACAGGCGCTGCGGCACCGGGGCCCTTCGCGACTGCAAACCTCAAACGACCCCAGGCCCAGCGCAACACTGCCGGCGATCCTGCAGTCTATGTTCCCCCCTTTGATGATCCCAACGAGGTTCCGCTCATCCCAGCGGCGGAAGCGGCCCAACAGGTTCACGGCCTCCCCCGCAAACGAGGCATCTTTGGCGCCGAAGCCCGCATCCAACGCGAAATGCGCACGGTCCAGCTCATCAGCCGGCAAGTCCTGCCCGCCATACCCGCAGCCAGGCTCATCAATGGGTTGCGCTCGCCGTCGGACAACAACCACATCGACCACGCCGTCCTGTCCGGCTACAGATTGGCACTGATAGGTTCCATGCTGCTGCCCAAAGGGGCATACGCCTGGGACGGCCATTCGCTGCGCCATGGTGGTCGTTCGGTGGCTCCTCCACAGCTCGGCCATATCGTCCGGCATATGCAGGACCTCTTTCCGGAGCTCAATGTCACCGGATGGGTGGTCCTTCACAGTCCTGACGGAAATCTTCACGAACCTGTCATTGACCAATATGGCAAGGGACAATCGAGCAACACAGCTGTGGAGGTAGCCAACGCGGCGGGGCTGGTAAGGGGGCTGAAGCAGTTCCTCAGCTCCGGGCCGGCGCCGAACACCGTAGTCGTGCCGGTCCTGGCCAGGCTGATTCGCGGAATGCACTAG
- a CDS encoding tRNA (cytidine(34)-2'-O)-methyltransferase produces the protein MFRILFHTPEIPGNTGNAIRLAAITGAELHLVEPLGFDFSDAKLRRAGLDYHDLAVVTVHKDIDAAWAALTPERVFAYTSDGETSYTDISYREGDVLMFGPESVGLPDWLKQDPHVTARVRLPMKPSLRSLNLANAASIAVFEAWRQNGFAGAKM, from the coding sequence GTGTTCCGCATCCTCTTCCATACTCCAGAAATCCCGGGCAATACGGGCAACGCCATCCGTTTGGCCGCCATTACGGGGGCCGAGCTTCACCTGGTGGAGCCACTCGGCTTTGATTTTTCCGACGCCAAGTTGCGTCGTGCCGGTCTCGATTACCACGATCTGGCCGTAGTTACTGTCCACAAAGACATCGACGCCGCCTGGGCTGCTCTCACCCCGGAACGGGTTTTCGCTTACACCTCCGACGGCGAGACCTCCTATACGGACATCAGCTACCGCGAAGGTGACGTCCTGATGTTCGGGCCCGAATCCGTGGGCTTGCCGGACTGGCTCAAGCAGGATCCACACGTAACCGCTCGTGTCCGCCTTCCCATGAAGCCTTCTCTGCGTTCGCTCAACCTGGCCAACGCTGCTTCAATCGCCGTGTTTGAAGCCTGGCGGCAGAACGGATTTGCCGGCGCCAAGATGTAG
- the sigK gene encoding ECF RNA polymerase sigma factor SigK yields MSALQTRVMTASQSTAAPPTRPHDAAAFKRDDICWTVMDIPNNPGPPVFEATGSSTDLNSQLALLLELVAAGDQQAFAELYRLTSRRVFGMARRVLIDPDLSEDATQEVYLQVWQGAAKFDRAAGTPLAWLMTIAHRRAIDRVRAVQAATDREAKYGAASQDPDRDLVTEEADTNLEAEAVSRCLGTLTDTQRESVRLAYYGGLTYREVAEHLGAAVPTIKSRIRDGLLRLKTCLGVG; encoded by the coding sequence GTGAGCGCGTTGCAGACCAGGGTGATGACGGCAAGTCAGAGCACCGCCGCGCCGCCGACGCGACCCCATGATGCTGCCGCTTTCAAACGGGACGACATATGCTGGACCGTGATGGACATCCCCAACAATCCCGGCCCCCCGGTCTTCGAAGCTACAGGCTCTTCGACTGATCTGAATTCGCAGCTTGCCCTCTTGCTCGAACTCGTGGCAGCAGGCGACCAGCAGGCATTCGCCGAGCTCTATCGCCTCACCTCCAGGCGTGTCTTCGGCATGGCCAGGCGCGTCCTGATAGACCCTGACCTCAGCGAGGACGCAACCCAGGAGGTTTATCTCCAGGTCTGGCAGGGAGCTGCAAAATTTGACCGCGCTGCAGGGACACCGCTGGCCTGGCTCATGACTATCGCACATCGGCGCGCCATTGACCGTGTCCGCGCCGTGCAAGCGGCAACTGACCGGGAAGCCAAGTACGGCGCAGCGAGCCAGGACCCGGACCGGGACCTGGTAACCGAGGAAGCCGACACCAACTTGGAAGCTGAAGCTGTCAGCCGATGCCTCGGTACCCTGACGGACACGCAGCGAGAATCCGTCAGGCTCGCGTACTACGGCGGGCTGACGTATCGGGAAGTCGCCGAGCATCTCGGTGCCGCAGTCCCCACCATCAAGTCCCGCATCCGTGATGGACTACTGCGCCTGAAGACGTGCCTGGGGGTGGGTTGA